The segment tatgaaatgttaattattattattttaatttcttcatcttttaattttttttattttttagatttgatctctattattttgattattatttattttatttgagacaatttatgaaattatattttttttcaatttcattctcattcaacctttttatttgtaagatttgttccttgttattttaataaacttgaaaaaaaataaaacattaataagttattttccagctcattttccatgacataaccaaacactgaaaaatattttccaacttattttccattacactaccaaacatcgaaaaataattcactttctcggaatttacttttcaaagaaaaactattttctagCAAACAATCGGGGCCATAGTAATTTTTgtgattgtggtttgaaaaaagttattttataaaaaaacacttttagttaaggttgatttggtatttatatatgtttggttgaaactatggttgaaattgaagtcgaacaaaaaatagtttaatgtgtttgcttaaaaatacttttcaaattgaagttataaaataactaaaaaagacgtatattaatattgatggtttttaattgaaatattgtagatttaactactgctattacatcattaaatatacaatattttatataaagtattttttattgttccattaaactatctgtaattttattacgtACGAAATCCATTGGATAAGGACTAAAATTTCCATGGTTTCCTGAGTGTGCAATAATATcatgtaaaatatcatcaggaacaaaattgaaatagcaatcaaattctgcaaatgctacgtcatcatgcaATTTTCTTCTAATCTAATTATATTGtgatattgaataatattaaacactaatttttttaaataaaacgcaATTAGTGAATACGATAAAGAAGAAGCAACTTCAACcattttaaatgtaaataataataggtctcacaaataataaattacgtatagtaattaacaaataatttatttatatgatccACTTCAAAAACAAAGCAACCATCAAAATAAACACTCCCTTGTACAAAGAAATAATTAACTAAATGTGCTTAGAAGTCTGTTGTAGAGTATGTCTTGTTAAcaatccaatccaatccaaGTCCCATGTAATTTGATTAGAAGTCAGAGTCAATTGAGATAATTAACGAAATGTGCTTAGAATTGTGATTAGTTTTAATTCAGTAAACGATAAAGTAGTGAGCTATTGGattattagttatttaattCAGTTCATTGTAATGTGtatttattttctgattttttttttaaaaagggcaAGTAATACTCCTATTTCTATATTGGATCTTGAAGTGACTGATTAGTTATTTAACTTAATTAGTCACCTAAcagtttatattttaattttatctgtaTTAATTCATTGATTCCAAATTTTCTCCGTCCTGATTTGTATATGTCTGCGCATTAATTGTTTATGttagattattaattttattcttattttgcaAAATTTAATGTGTAAtgattttgtgaaaaaaataataaaatgaaggtTTTTTAAGATGAAGAAGACCATGAGAATGGTAACGGTTGCGGCGATATGGTGGTTAACAGTGGTTGGTGCCGCATCTCCTCCATCGACAACAGTTCCAGCTTTCCTCTGGTCTCCTCACCGCCATCAGAAtgtccctccctccctccctccctccctgtctctctctcttcattttCCAATCTAAGCTATTTAGTTTCTTACTTGAAATTTTATCGGTAAATTGGCAGCCTGTCTGTTGTTTAACATATGctttcttttagggtttttaaattttccatGATAAagctatatatgtgtgtgtgtttataagAGAATCAATTATATCGAAATTGACGTAGGAGTAAAGGGAAGAGAAATTGATCCTTTAAACTTCAACTAAATGCCAATACAAAAGTGTTCTCCTTTCTCACATAATATCAGCTAATACGCAAAACACAACAAATGACCAAATATACGCGATATTACAGTGGATTACAATCTTTCTCCTCTTAGATCTTTAAATAGGATCAGTATGAAACCCTCCAGATTTTTCTGGCGTTCCTGCTTCTCCCCATAGATTCCTGATAAACAATGCAAGTGAGATGACTTTGAGTCTCCCTAAAATGAAACCACATCACAAACAGATCAGTAGATCATGCTTTATTTGGTATTCTTACCTCCTGAACATTGTCActgtttttcttgtaaattacTATTGGCTGAACAAAAATATCGTACTTTGGGTTTTTGAATTTCAACAGCCAAGCTTCTTTCGCTTATGGGATATGTGCTTTCTATGATATTCAATCTATTTTGAAGATTTTGTATGCCTATCATGTTCTCCTGGCTTTATATTTGCTGCATATTATTCTACAATTGGAATGTTTAAACATGTTAGATTCTGATCACGGGTCAAACAACAGAATGAGTGAAGCAATGAATTATCAGACCATTTCTTCAAAGGATCTTGCCAGGTTGGTGCTGGCTGAAGGAGGCTGGTCAAACTTACTGGTACTGCGCTCTCCTTCATGCTAAGAGCTTGCTGCAATTTTTTGCAGTATCATAGTAAgttctgaaaatattttttcttcaaaaaacttataagaagaagaaaattttgtgtttctctccttttttggTTCAATTCTTTACTTTTTGTTTAATCTTTTTCCATGTAGTGATCAGAAAAGAAAGTTCAGCAATCTTTGGATCTGGCAGTTGTTTTTGTTGGCAGAGGGGTAAGAACTTTTGGGGCTCATCATAAGTCAACTATGTAACCACAATACATGAGtgcaataacattttttttatttccatagGACTGATCTGGTGAACATGCTGCCGAGGCTTTTATCTTATGGTGTTcatattctaattttatttttggtatgtGTAACTAAGTAGGTTCTGCTTAATGTTGTCTGGTCTATTTTGATAATTGAACACTTTTGTTAGCTTGGCATATCATTGGCAGTGCAATATCTTGCAACTTTGTCGCTATTTTTCTAGCCCTAGGTTATTGATTGCACACCATTGATTTTCTACAGCTGTTTTCCACAGATATTTCTGCAAGCAAAAATGCAGATCCAGCTCTTGTGAACTTTCTCAAGGTAACAAGAGCTTctcaaactatttttaaatggttttttaattggaatcaGTAGACCCTGATTTGCAGAAATTGCTTCATTCCTGCCTGTTTGTGTTCTTATAGTTAGCGTTCCTACTTTGAACAGGTCCTTTTACAAAGTCCAATTTTTCCATGGGATTTCCGTATGTTGCTGCATCAGAGGAGGCAATGGAGAATTCATTGGTTTCTGGGTTTGCTGAAGCTTGTGGACAGGATTTAGGAATCAGTAAgtgggttgatttttttattgcttgatgatatcaaaaaatttcGTTTAAAGTCATGTCTTTgccagatatatatatatatatatatatatatatatatatatatatattaattggaCATTTGCAAGTGAAATGTTCTCTGAGCTTATCAATTCCGTGGAGATGTTGGGGGGAAAATATGTGGTTCTCTATGTTTCAGATCCTTTCTGATCAATCCAGCTTCCTTATCATCAAGAGCTAGAAAGGTTTCTTGCTGAAGGTGCTGGAGGAAATGCATCACTGAATTCCACCCACTGTGATGAAGTTTGTCAGATCAAATCATCGTTTCTGGAAGGAGTTTTAGTTGTAAGTTTCCATGTTGGCCTTTCTTTTGTATGCTTTATTTATGATAGtgcttgttttatttgttttcttgtctctttgttgaatatatagatattttggTATTATCATGTAGGGCATGGTCATTGGAGATGGCCTGATTATGAATGGTAAATTTCTAGCGGTCAGCAGGAGTGTTTTCATTCTCTGCATCTCATGTCTTTGAAGAAGCaaagatttttctttgtttagtaAATTATCAGAAAACACCCATGGGCACCTGGTTCTCAAGTACACAAGGCATGTACAAGAGCAACACTATCCTGAACTTGAAGGAACAAAAGAGCAACAGAATGAAGTCTAACCGAACGGCAAATATAATTTGCCTCCACAGTATCTTTTTTCACCCCACAATAATACTGTTGTAGCTTGTTGGGAGCCCCGCGGTATGGTAAAGAGGtattatagaaaaattattaatatttcttgGACGGCTAGGATTTCTTAGGTTGCTAGGATTCCTTGAATGGTTTAGGGTCtactataaataaatattatgtaacCCTATTTTGATATAGTGAAAATAAAAGCTCCTCGCTCCTGTGAATGTAGGCATATTGTCGAACCATATTAAATCTTGTGTTCTTTCTAGTTTCTCTCCCATTACAATATTCATCTATAATTACTGCAGGTCTTTCACATCAAATACACTTGAACGAAATGCCTCAAAGAAGGATTctcctatttttttccttatcattacAAGCTGAACCGTTCCATGCCCATTTCCAAATCTACCCCCATCCATGATCTGCCTTACTAACATTGTTGATTGTCCTGGGAATCCCTCTCAAAAGACCCTAGCAAAATGCCAACACCAGTCGCTAGTTGGGGTCCTTCCGTCCTTGTTTCCAAGTTTGATTTCTGCTATAACCCTTGCTGTTGCTCTATTGTGTGTTGTAGCAGAAAGGTTGAGTTTGAAATCGAACAATAAATCAAATCTTAGTTGTTAATAATCTCTCATATCTTATACTGGACCTAAAACTAATTGCTGATTTTGAAGGCAAAATCTTCTTCCGAATCCAACAAGATATTTGACTGGCCTCCCTCTACCCTCTCTAATCAACTTCTGACGAGTTCATAGCATTTAGAGCTACTGTTGCAGTTTTAGGCCTCTTCCATGATCTCATGTATTCTCCCAAGCTTATTTTAAAGTTGATTCAGCATTAATGCAGGGGATGTCTTAGCTGAAACGGGAGGgtgctttcttcttttttttttttttgagcttACAAGCAGTCCAAGTAAATTATATAAACTCGGTGGCTCATAATCTTGGATGTGAAATTCTGCAGTTTATCTATACTGCTATGGTCCATTATACTCATTTTCTTGCTCTACTTGCACTCCAGTTTCACTTTAGTCCattatattattgtatttatgGAGTCCTGATATTGTGGCTGTCTGTGATGCTCAAGGGGAATGGTTTgcttatcattttaatatcatGCCTATGATGTATGATGGGCATTGACACTCCAACAAGATTTGAGGCTTCCCAGGACTCTTAACCGTTTGTAAGGTGAGATGATACCTTTGTTTTGTACAACCACGTACTGTGTCATGGACAGTCGTGAAAGAGATTAGGTGGTTGTTATGTAGTTTTCACTGAATGGAGATGTCCTCTTGTGTTATTTAATCTAGATTGGAGCATTATGTTGTTTTTGTCAACATTCTGAATTGTATGTGCCCATTTGTTCCTGCCGTGTAGGTTTCATTCTAGAtttgattagttatttttttatgaattggcTAGTATTTCCATTAGAAATCTAGCCACTGCAATGATACGAACTTTGAAGTGGAAATGACTTGCAAATGTTTGCTTATCAATATAAAGCTCAATTATGAATACTGTTGACCTCAGATTGATGTCTTGTTTTAATTAGTGATTCTGTCTCGTCTTCTTCGTGATCTGTCTATTATAGCAAGTGATAGAAAATGATACCATTGGATTTAATTATGGCTATTACTTGCTTGTTTGAATTCTATGTACTGTAACAATTTCCCGAGCTTCCAGGAATTGATGATACTAGAACAATGTCCTTGgtacttgaattgatttttgccTTTTGTTTAACCCACCTAGTAGTGCTCGACCTGAGCGTCCTCAGCTCGAGCATGCTCAACCTGGCAGTGCTAAACCCGGTAGTCCTCGACACGATAACTCTAGACGTGATTGTGCTTGACCTAATAGTCCTTGATTTGATAGTGCTCGACTTGGTAGTTCTCCACCTGAGCATACGTGACCTTGTAGTCCTTGATCTAAAACTCTTCGACTCGATAGTCCTCGACCCGAGCATGCTTGACCTAGTAGTGATCGACTTGGCAATGCTAGACCTGATAGTCCTCGTCCTCAACCCTGTAGTAATCAACCCCTGTAGTAATCAACGTGATAGTCCTCGACCCAGTAGCCCTTAAACCGAGCATGCTCGACCTGGTAGCCCTTCACTCAAGCATGCTTAACCTGGTAGTGCTCATCCCGATAGTCCTCAACCTAATCATGCTCGATTGGGTATTGCTGGATATGGTAGTCCTCCACCCGAGAATCTCGCCTGATAGCGCTCTACTCGGCAGTCCTCGATCCAAGCATGCTTGGGCCAATAGTGCTCTACTTGGCAGTCCTCGATCCAAGCATGCCTGACTTGGTAGTCCCCAACCTAGTAGCCCTCCACCTGGTAGTACTTGACGCAAGTGTCCTCAACATGGTAGTCCTCGACCCAAGCATGGTCAACTTGGTAGTGCTTGACCCGGTCGTCCTCGACTTGAGCGTGCTCTATCCGGTAGTCCTCAACCTGATAGCCATCGACCTGGTAGTGCTCAACCTAGTAGGCCTTGACTCGATATTCTTGGACCTGACAATGCTCGACTCAATGGTGCTGGAAGAGATTGCGTCTGGTCCAAGTGTCCTTGATATAGTAGTGCTCTGCCCGGTAGTCCTCAACGTGGTAGTGCTCGAGCTAGTAGTTGTCGACCAGATAGTTTTCAGTCCAGTTGCCTAATTGTTCTCGAGGTAGTAGTTGTCGACCTGATAGTTTCCAGCCCAATTGCCTGATTGTTCTCAACGCAATAATGCTCGATCTAGTAATTCTCGTCCTGGTAGTGCTCGACCAAGGAGTGCTCGGCGTTCTTTACCCGGTAATTCTCGACGCGGGCATGATCTGTTGATGAACATCTTGGAGGTGGTGGGTGGTGAAATGAAGACAtcccaatttatttatttaacaatcCCGTCTTTAGAATTCGACATCTCACTTAGAGACCGGGGTCGCTTAGAATTCTCTCGTCTCCACCTACCAAAACTTTtctctaatttattaaaaacaattctgCATTGGAATTAATATTACGATGATATGATTGCCATGACTTCAGTTCAGAGTGGGGATCTGTTCCTTTCCCAAATATTTTCACACATGCATACCTTCACCATCAAGTTTACGCTCTTATTCCCCATCATCTGTTCTTTTTGGACCCCCCCTCATCGTTGTAAGCTGCTGGGAAGACTAATTTttaacatgcaaaaaaaaaagagaaaatgttaAGAGAATGGAGAATTTTTTGATTGTGTTATTAAACCTGGTTTAATGGGTTAATCTTGAAACCtcgtatttttttttgcctaacTCGAGTTTCCAATTAAATTACTCGAGAACtagttcaaattaaattgatttatttcatgagtCCAAATATAATCCTGATAATTGGTACAAATATGACttgactttaaaaaagaaacttttaagatgataattttttttaaaaaaaatattaagacaatgaCAGATTAGATCGATCTCAGTCTCTCAGTAACTCGTGTCACAGATtccattgaatttaataatttttttatattttttttaattatatgataataatatatgATCATAAAATTGAGtatcaacctaaaaataaaaacttatttgataTAATGATAACCCCatgtaaagcaaaaaaaataaaaatcatgcagTTTATTTCTCAACCAATCCTATATTAAACGATAAAAtcgagaaaataaattaaaacaattaaaaaataaaataaaaaaatccaaccaaTGGATGAACTTGTCAAACTTATGAACCAAATAACTCAAGGCTAGTATGTCAAACTTGTAAACTGGGTTATGACTTCCAGttagattataatttatttatttttagggcATGTTTGTTTCCTGAAAAATAGTTTccaggaaaccactttccaaactttcctatgtttgtttgtcattaggaaagttggtcaacggaaaacacttttcggtcaacgaaaatcaacgaaaaacactttccagtcaatgaaaaacactttccggtcaacggaaaaatttgtcttggttttcaggaaagtgtttttccttttggttgtatttgttttccggaaagtagtttccgggaaaccactttctaaacttttctatgtttgtttgtcattaggaaagttggtcaacggaaaacactttccagtaaaagaaaattttggcttggtttctaggaaagtgttttcctgaaaaatttgggcgaaaaacactttccggaagttgtgaaaaatttagaaatgttattatttgctgattatatcaaatttgatcctcaaacttttgattgctatatatattttgttttgaatatttattttaagcttttaaaattaaaaaaaatgtattaataggttttacttaaaaaatatttcagaagcttatttttctataatatgatatgacatatatagttatattttataaaataagctatgtatgaatataggatataataaaaaaaaattcatcattatattttttagatttcattcttttattgtaagtgattaaatatttatattaaatattgtatatatattagataaacttgaaaaaaaaataaattcattgataaattattttgcagttcattttccataacataaccaaatactggaaagtgttttccagtttattttccataacactatcaaacattgaaaaatactttcctgaaattcacttttttcagaattcatttttcaaaaagaaataattttcctGTTATTTTTGCACAATCCATCTATGAGAGATGAACAGTAAAATATAggacagttaaaaaaaaacactcctgTAGAGTAATACTGCATAACACAACGATGAGGAGCTAGCCCCACGACCCCACATCTCTCATCGACATTGAATATTCTACCTTAAGAAATGAAAATGGTGATCGATGAGGAATTAACCTGTCACCAGCAAGCTGTCGCGTCCAGAACGAAGTTGGGTTGCCTTTACTCCTTGGTTATTTAATGCCACCAACTCAAAGATTCATGCGCAATTAATTGGTCCCCTCTCTCCCAGATTCAccacaaaagcaaaataataGTGAATTACCGGGCATGACGCCCCTGCATATTGAAATTTGGATCAAAGGAATTGAATGTCTTGGATAGATATCGAAAGCTGCCattaaaatcatatgaaaataaAGACTTCATTTTCTTTAGATTAAATATGCAAGCTACACATTTCCTAGCAGTAATCCCCCGATGGCCAGCCTTTGTATGTCGGCTGTTTCAAAGAATTCCACATGCACAGTAGCGCGTAAAGGATATTGGACTGCTCGAAACCATGTAGTATTAGTAATTAAATATGTTGAATATCTCTGGTCCTGACAGAAGCCGATGTCCTTCCTATCTCTAACCTTTCCTAACAGGAAATGGGAGATCCCATCTGGATTTTCTATTTGCCATCTTTGGAGTTCTGACCTCCGAACTCTGCTGATCTACAACATTGCAAGAGAAGGTTTGAATTATTATGTTATTCCATTATCGAATGAATGTGTTCAGATGTTGGGTTGGATTGTTTTGTTCCCAATATATTCATGGTActaaatcaaaaaaagaaaaaaaaacaacaacactgTTTAGATCGATCGATCGATCATAGGCTTAGTTCTCACTCTAATTAATGAAATGATCGATCATTGGTCCTCCTCcttataaattcaacaatatatttcttgttttttgtgtCTTTATCGTAAGATGGAACTGTATTTTCTTTGGCCCATTCATTGGTCTATTCTGACGTGGTTTGCACACCAATTAACATTGAAGAACGAAGATTATTAGTCCACGAGATAAAGAAAGATGGACCATACTATCAAGAAGACTAGTATATAGATTATTACGGTCggttagctagctagctagctatctGCCATGGGAATATTTATGATCAAGTCTTTAATCAATAGTATATAGATTACGTAAGCATGCAGCTCATCATGATCGAccagtattattattattattattattattattattattattattattaatcaataTATCTTTGACACGTTAAAAGATCGAAGGTAATAATGTAAGGTATCCAAGTAATTTGGGTTTAATGATATGGTAGATATAATTTCATCGAGTTGAATTATATATTGAGTTTAAATACATGTTGATCCGATAAGataataaacttaatattattagatttatttatatgttaagTTCAAGTACATATGAGTCTGACAAAGTGTTAGACCTAACATTCTTAGGTTCAACTACATTCTCTGTTCAAGTGCATGCGAGTCTGAAAAGATATTAGACCTAACTATCTAAAAGTTTAGTTATGCACTAACCAAAGTACATATGGATCTGACAAGGTGTTAGATCTATTACCCTTGAGTTTGAAATCATTCCAAACCAAAAATATATCGAGTTGATAATCTTTTTAGATCTCATGCTGGGTAAcatgaatttatttgtttattctcatgtcttttaatataaaatattaaaagtcaaGAATAATCATTTCTCTACATTCTTAGGtgtataaaaatctttaaaaaatctatcatattttcatcaacattaatattgtgcatgagatttttattctttattaatgttgtgtaagaaatatttatcaCTCATTAAtgctattaaaagaaaatgatgctTCAATCCTTCCATTTAAGCAACATGATAAATTTCAGAGGCTATATATATCTTCTGAACTATCTAGGTAAAtagttcatattttttctactatctatttatgcttttattttacaataaaaaacaaacatttttatttttagaaatttaaaactcattctcttatttattataatttattattaaaaataattaattttatcattaaataatctctaaatctaaaaaattataaatttgttttgcaGGTACGAGTCTTCCATCACCCTTCATCAACTTCTTAAAGTAATCACCCTCATTCAAAcactttataaaaattttattcatcaGCATATTGGATTTTGTAAGAAGTCTTTTACTCTGATAATCatctaaagaagaagaagtactAGCCGAGTGAATTACATGCATCATGTTTGTTGCGGCATGGTGTATGGTATAAGGGTCCTTCACCAGCGAGTAACAGacaactctctctcttctctctccccAGTACTCTGTATTCACGCAGAGCAAGGTAGGCAGGTCTTTTGCCATGATGCTATAGCTAGAAACCAACAATAGTGATCTGCACTAGCACAACATATTGACACCAGTTAAATGCTTCGGTGTTTCATTTCTGCTAGTCTCGCATGTGGTTTAAGTTTCAGATAAAATAAGTGATCTTTCAGCTGTCATCGTTGCAACAACGACAAATATTACTCGCAGTTCAGCATAGAACCACCACCATGGCCTGATTTAATCTCTTCTCTATCCTTTTTCTAGCAAGCTATGGAAATTTCATGTCATCAGGACTACTGTTACCAttcaaattaaggttttttcaTCACTGAAAGGATTTTCTGTTAATGGTATATGATTGATCCTGTGTCTAAATGGTCCAGGACCGACCATGCTAGCTGTGGATGATCTCGGGTCTCAAGGGCCGTTTTAGCCTCAGCCATAGCCATAATATTGCtggtattttcttttatctgGTTCCTCGAAAACTTAATATTTCACCCCCCCCCCTAATCTGTGTTTGTTGTCAgttcattgatttaaaaatacgaTTCTATGCATCACTGTACATTTTTCTTTAGAGAGGTACAGAAAACCAGAAATCTTATCTTGTAGTGTTTACTTCACTGTCCTGTTTAATTCAACAGAATATTGTTAACTGTTTCTTGAGTtcactatgtttttttaacactACTTGACATATCAACAACTTGGCATACAAGAAATTCATTCTACCTTTGCTGCAATTATAGTCTCTTAGTAGTTTCAGCCATTACTTAAAATGTGAAGGATTCGATCTTTATTATTTCTGAAAGTCAAGGTTCTTGTTCAAACTAGACTAGTTCAATGTTATCTGCTCTACAGACTACATTTCCCTTGTTCAGTTGCAGAGTGTGAATTTGGAATAAAGAGCAGCAAGTCATG is part of the Populus nigra chromosome 8, ddPopNigr1.1, whole genome shotgun sequence genome and harbors:
- the LOC133700450 gene encoding uncharacterized protein LOC133700450 isoform X1, which produces MVVNSGWCRISSIDNSSSFPLVSSPPSEYSDHGSNNRMSEAMNYQTISSKDLARLVLAEGGWSNLLKRKFSNLWIWQLFLLAEGTDLVNMLPRLLSYGVHILILFLLFSTDISASKNADPALVNFLKVLLQSPIFPWDFRMLLHQRRQWRIHWFLGLLKLVDRI
- the LOC133700450 gene encoding uncharacterized protein LOC133700450 isoform X4; translated protein: MSEAMNYQTISSKDLARLVLAEGGWSNLLKRKFSNLWIWQLFLLAEGTDLVNMLPRLLSYGVHILILFLLFSTDISASKNADPALVNFLKVLLQSPIFPWDFRMLLHQRRQWRIHWFLGLLKLVDRI
- the LOC133700450 gene encoding uncharacterized protein LOC133700450 isoform X2 encodes the protein MVVNSGWCRISSIDNSSSFPLVSSPPSEYSDHGSNNRMSEAMNYQTISSKDLARLVLAEGGWSNLLKRKFSNLWIWQLFLLAEGYFCKQKCRSSSCELSQGPFTKSNFSMGFPYVAASEEAMENSLVSGFAEACGQDLGISKWVDFFIA
- the LOC133700450 gene encoding uncharacterized protein LOC133700450 isoform X3, translated to MVVNSGWCRISSIDNSSSFPLVSSPPSEYSDHGSNNRMSEAMNYQTISSKDLARLVLAEGGWSNLLKRKFSNLWIWQLFLLAEGYFCKQKCRSSSCELSQGPFTKSNFSMGFPYVAASEEAMENSLVSGFAEACGQDLGINPF